Genomic window (Lycium barbarum isolate Lr01 chromosome 2, ASM1917538v2, whole genome shotgun sequence):
GAGTATTATTCCCCCTCCATCGTAATTGGAATTTCTTTAAATTCGGTTGTAATGAAAAACACGACCAAAAAACCCAAAAGAtaatattaaataatttaaaaaccGTCATCCTCAGGACGTCAACTGTTAAAATGATAGGTGTAACACTTGCACTCGCCCTTCGATAATCACACAGTTCCTTCCATAATATTCGCTTTCCACTCCACCGCCACTATGCCGCCGCCCGGTGACCCGTCCGGCGACGTAGCTGACACCTCCACCGGCGGCCACTGCACGTGCTCTTCCACCGAAGATGAAATCCAAAACCAAAATCAAAACTGCCAGCATTGCAGGCGATCAACTCTCCCTTCCTCATCATCATCTTGCTCTTTGCTTAGCCTGGAATCTTATCCTGTTCAGGACTATGATAAGCTTTGGAGAATTTATAGTGCTTCAATTAAAGGATTCACTATAGGTGCTGGCCTTAAAGGTGGCCTCGCTATCTTCGCTCTTCTCTCTCGCCTACGACGGAGAAAATCCTTGTCCTCTGCCAAGTAATGTTGTTTTTTGAATCCTCAAAGCATTTAGATCtaatccgttcacttttacttttgTCACATTTCGCTTGTttaagagtcaatttgactaatctttgaagctaaattgaactagattaatttaatattttaaaatatccGTTTGGCATTATtcacttttatttttttcttcaacgtttggccatgaaaatttcaaatacaacttaaaGTTTATTTggcttgttttcacttttttcactttctatACATTCAAATAATCAAATATTCCGTGCAAAAATTatagccaaacacaactccaacttcaaaaattccaattaaatatttggtttctatggccaaatgcctacttagaTGTTTGAAAACTATACGAAAAGTATTATAAGTTataattcttctcatattaatatgatgaaaaaaatatatcttaaaatgtCGGTCAAAGTCTATGTAATTTGACTCTCGAGAAGcaaaacgtgacaagtaaaagtgatcAGAGGGAGTAAATTTCACAGCTATGTTTTAGCTCATTTGAGTTTGTTTTCATGTCTTAGAAAGGCGCAAATGGTCTCCAGCAGCGAAGATGTAAGTTTCGCACTAAAAGAAACTCTAAGATATGGTCTATTCCTTGGCACTTTCGCTGGTACATTTGTATCAGTTGATGAAATTGTATCCGCTTGGGGAGGTCATCGAAGGTATATAGATAAATACACAtttgtgtgggtgtgtgtgttaaATGCGGATGTTTTCAGTTTGTTAATTACTATCATTGTGTACCCATGCAAATATATATGTACTCCCTtcatcccaatttaagtgttttattttgaCTGGGCACGCAGTTTAAGAAATATAGAGAGACTTTtcaatcttgtggttctaaattaaggATGTGTGTAACGTATCAAAATGTCCTTTGAATATTGTGGTTTTAAACTTGCCATGTATGGTGTTTGAATTATCAACTTTTTAAACATAGAAATTGgcactctttttgggacagaccaaaaaggaaagtaggacacttaaattgggacggagggagtagtacttAATTTGTTATCTATGTACGtatgtatgtattattatattgTATGAGTGTGTGTTTGTATGTATGTCtgcaaaaatcaaaaaaatttgaTTTGTTACGAGAGTTGTTGCAATGATTAACCTAAGAGTAGATTAAGCCGAGACCTATTTGAAATTCAGGACAGCTAAGTGGAGAGCATTGTTAGCGGGTGCAATTGCAGGGCCATCAATGCTTCTTACTGGTAACACACAGCATACGAGCTTGGCGATTTACATTCTTATGCGTGCGACTGTGTTGGCATCGCGTTGTGGAATAAAAAGTAAGCGGTTTGGGCGTATATGCAAGCCTTTAACTTGGGCTCATGGAGACATTTTCCTTATGTGTCTATCCTCTTCACAGATCCTGTAAGCATCATTTTTCGCCTTTTGTGGGGACCGAATTTCATATAAACACATCCTGAGTATTGATCTTTTCTTTAATCACAAGCCATAtcttcttatgctttatatataaAACATCATTATTGCTATGCAATGTGGTTTCTTTCTTAACAATGTAAAGCTGCAATTTTTATGCGTTGTTAGCACTGCATTGTTGATAACTGCAATGTCATGAACAAGTAAATGTTTCTTGCTTCTGAACATGGTGTGACTTGCAATGCTTAGAAATTGAGATTAAGCATGCTAAGTTCTAAGCTGCATCATGTTGATTTGGCTTCATATTGAAGTTAGCTAATAAGTACTTTCCAAGTCAAACAGAATGAAAGTTCCCCTCTAAATGGTCATTGCCTAAAAACTTTTTATCCCATTTTAGTGCAGAGTGAAAGGCAACCTTGAACAATTGGAGGATGAATTGGAGTTCTTATTAGGATGCATCcttatattttattatatattagaCCTATTGTCTTTGGGATTATTCTAATGGAAATGACAAATAAACAGAGAACGTGGGAAAGTATTTTATAGTTTCAGTACGTATTATGATTCTATGGATTGTCTTGAGTATCTATTTCTCCAATCCCTTCTATCAAATATAAGTAGGTTCCTGTTTCATAAAGCTGCACCAATTTGCAGTGGCTCCATGAGATAGTTAACGTGTATGGTATTTCCTTTGAGGAAGCAACAATGCATTTCCCAAGCTCTAGCTTCCTTATACATATCCATGTATCTTACATGCCAAGGCTTTATACAAGGCAAAGCCTGCCATGCATACTGTCTTTGCATGTATGTCATCCCCAAGCACCATAGGTCAAGGATAACGTACGTCAACTATGAGCCAAAGTAACTGTTTGGACTTTCGTGCTTCATTTGCCCAAGTGGAATTCCTATGTTATTTTGACCCCTCAAGCTAGCTTTGTCAGCCCATATAACTTTGGCTCCTGGTGATGATGTCGGACATGGGATGTATTTTGTCCAATTGCTTGTCCTTGTGTCGAGTGTCTACCGGAAACAACCTCTTTACTctcccaaggtagaggtaaggtctgcgcacACTCTATATACCCCCcccccaaacaaaaaaaaaaaccactttTGTGGATTACACTGGGTACGTTGTTGTAAGGgatacaatatatacacaaacaAGTCAGTTTTTAACACTTAACAGTATACACAGGAAAGTGCTAAAATGTAGATATGTTATATGAAAAAGAGCTACATTTGTGCCTCCATAGGATTAATTGTGATTACAACTTCCTGCAGAAATTACCTAAAACTAGGGTGGGCATAAAAACTGAAAACCGGATCAAACCCGAATTAATTCAGTTTTTCGGTTCGGTCTCAGAATTAGAATTTTTATAACTTCAGGATTCGATTCGGTTCTCGGTTTTATTGTTCCGGTATTTCAGTTAACTGAAATTTCGCAAATGTTGTATCGCTGTTTGCTCCTCATTATAGCTGTTTGCTTCTGCTGCTACAAAGATACAGGTATATGTAATCAATGCTAAGTGCTAACTGCAAAACCGCTTTGAGTGTTCATTTGTTTGAGACTCCTAAAGTGAGCTCAAAGTACTGGGAGACAAATAGAGTGAGAAAAGTATACATTCACGGATTCACCAGTTATAAAGTGAAACAAGTATGCACGAGCAGTTCATTGTTTGAGACTAGGAGTACCTAGACATCACCAGTACTTTGAGTTGTGCGATAAAATTCAGTTATCAATTTAATGAGTTCTCTAGGTATTCATGCCCTATGTACTATTTAATCCGAGTGTTTTTAGCAAGTGAAGATGCTAATTTGAGTAAATTAGCTTATTTTGAATAAAAAATAGCCCATTTTAGCACCtcagggtgtggcctagtggtcaatgaagtgggttgagcaccatgggtctcaggttcaaatcccagtAGAGACAAAGCACTAGGTGATTCCTCCCCATCTGTTCTAgctttggtggacagagttacctggtgttgctggtgggaggtggcaAGTATCTTGTGGAATTAGTCGAGTGCGcgcaagctggcccggacaccacagttttttttttttttttttgaaaaaaagccCATTTTACAAGCAGAAGAATAGTCCATTTTATCAGGCGCATACTgaagaaccgaaccgaattagAATAAACCGAGCCGAACTAATTTCGGTTCGGTATGTGGTATGCACCAGTGAAGAACCAAACACCCCCCCTAACTAAAACTTCTATTGACAAGTAGTTGTCCAAACACTTGTTGTCATAAATCTTACAATAAAGATAAGAAGTCTCTTCCATGTCgatctatttttgaaaaaaaaatgcagTAAATTCAGAATTCTAAATCTGAATTTGCAAATCCAACTCTGAGAAGCATACCCTTATGAGCAATGCTTTCTCTAACAGGTCCGCTTATATATTGAAGCAAGATAGTCTGCATCCATCTTACAAATCCTTTCTCAACAAACATGGTGGCAAAGCTCAGGTTATCCTGCAGGGTGTGAGAGACCTGGCATGTGGGAGGTCTGTAGTGAATTTGGATGCAATAGAGAATCATTACAAGTCCAATGGTGTTGACATCAAACTGGATCCTCAAATGAAAGTACCCTGCTCGGTATGTTAGAGTTTCTTGTTCTTTGACAGGAAAAATAGTTCAAATATGAATGCTGCTTTCTATTTTAGTTGGGTGTGCTCCTAGTAAAGTAAATTTAGCTACTTTAAAAACGCTGGGGGATAAAGGAGTTAAAATATTTTCTGTGCAGAGCTAGAAGTTTGAGGTTTGGCTGGAGGTAGTTTTGGCTACTCTGTTTTATGGTTCTGTATTCTTAAAGCTTTTGAGGTTGTTTTGGTGCTTTTGAAGTTAGGGTTTAAATTATCAAAATTTTAAGGTTACAACAAAGGGACTTGAGTCATATCATTTTATTAAGGGGCTGTAGATTGACACCTGCAAGGGTGGCCGAGTTCGAAACTCCCCGCATGCTTTCTCGATTGAGCTCGTCGCATGGGGCTTGCTTAGTGTGTTTTACCTCCCTTGTATGGTTTGTGGGCTATTACATTGGAGCAGGGTTTACCTTGTGCGCCCCCAAGGGGTAGCGATTGCGGGTTTCcttcaacccaaaaaaaaaaaaaaaaaaaaaaaagggggggggggggggagggggtgggtCGTGACTGACGACATTTGCTATTTCTAGCAGGTTTATGAAGGACTGACGACATTTGCTATTTCTAGCAGGTTTATGAAGTCGCTACTTTATGATTTAGAAGAAACACTTTGTAGATTTATGTACTTTTACCATATGTTCATTTTTCTCTTTTGCTGTTTGTTATTATCCTTTCCTTTTCACTGTGCCAGCATGCTTGATAGTCAAATTACTTTTTAGAGCCAATGAAGACAAATGCAAAATCTGGATTTTGTTCTGCGTTTGGAAGATATGTAGTTCATTGCAAAATCTGGATTTTATTCTGCGTTTGGAAGATATGTAGTTCATTATCTTTTGTCTCCTATAGTCTGTTTGGGAATTGTCAATTGTGATATCTCATCCATTTTTCTTTCATGTGGTATTTTGGGGCTATACGAAATGCATTTAAGTTGAATTCCAGCAAAAGTGACAGTTATGATTTAAATATAGTAGTGAATGCCCAGATGAAGAGGAGAACTGTATGAGGTCTGATATGTGTCGACTATCAATTCTGCTGATCAAGAGTTCCTTAAACTAAAAATACAGGATAAGTTTTCTTCATTAATTGCTTTATAGTTCCAACTATGGTGCATGAGTTACTGATTAGCTTCATATGAATAAAAATACCTGCAGTGCTGTAGCCACTTTTAtaactcttttctttttttttttaaaaaaaggctgTAGACTCTTGATATTTCATCCCGGATGTAATTGGATGATGCAATTGCCCTGTACTATACTTTTGCTCTACCTGACACTAttctttcttgaatttttttttggataGGTAGTAATCAAAGATTGCAAGAGTTTAATCGACATGCTGATATTATTAATTTGCAAGGTCTATTTTCCCTTTGGATGTTCATGCAGATAGTACATGAGAATCAAGGATGTGGTGCACATTTTATTTCTTTTCTAATTCAAGCCTACAAGAGAGCTTTGCCTGTTTACCTTCCAGTTTATTTAGTTCCTGCACTCATTGTACATCGTCAAGACCTCTTGAAAAGGTACTGAATTTTGGTTTCTTCAATGACGGAGGTTCATATTGCTTTTAGCCCATTTTATTTCTGAGCTCTATAATTGAACAACCATCTTCCTTCAGCTCCAGTTATTACAGCATTTTGTGGAAATTTTTGCAGACCTAACACAATTTTGGCAAAGGGTCTCCTGGGTACAGCAAGGTCTAGTCTATTTCTCTCCGTATATTGTTCATCTGCCTGGTAAGACATGATTTGATTTGTTGTATTTGCATGTTATTGTCTTTGTTATGAATATTTTTCCTTGTTTTTTTGAAGCCTTTTGGCTGACGAGTTTAAGCCCCCTCCACGTTTCGGTCCTCTTGCTTCGAATGTTTGATTTATCTCAGAGCTTAATGTGTTGTTTCGTTGTTAGGTTATGGACATGTCTTCTCTTCAGGCTGTTCAAGAGATGTAATATCCCCATGGTTGTACTGGGAACGGTATAGGACCCATTAGTTACATTTTCTTAACCAGTTGTTTACTTCTCCCTCTGTAAAGGTAACATTTTAATCTTTTTGCAGTTCCCTACTGGTCTGGCCCTGGCAATTGAGAAGAAGAGCAGAAGGATGGAGATCTCTCTCTACTGCCTCGCTCGGGCACTTGAGAGTTTCGTCACATGCATGACCGATGTTGGTTATTTGCCTCAGTCTGAAAAATTAAAGAGAGCTGATGTGGTGATCTTTAGCACCGCAACTGCAATTATCATGCATTGTTATGCTATGGAGAGGGATGTATTTAAATCCAAGTACTTGAATGTTCTTGATTGGGTGTTCGGTGTGCCTCTTCCCCCCTATGAAACCACTCCTCGCAAGAAAAGGTGAAGAGCTCGCAGCTATTACGTGTTATCTATGACATACCTCATCCACATAAGGAATTGATTCCTGTCGCGCAAAGGAGGCATTATTCTTTTCCCCTAAGTTAATATACCATTCTTTATCGTGAGAGACGTTTGTACACAAATGAATGCCGCAATTTGTTTTTTAGAACTTGGTACACCACATTTGTCATAGAGCAAATCTACTCTGATGGTCCGTTTTATTTAAATTGTCACAATTGTCGCGGCTCGCAGAACGAAATTATCTTAAATCAGTGTGATCATTAGATTGTCCTATCTATGCTACGAATTTGAGCAATGTTGTAATGTTAACGTTCTTGAAATGTTCATATTTCGTCAAGGCCTTCGAAACTAAGCATACACGTAAGGCAATCTGGAATGTTTGCAGCAAATTATTGAGCTCAATCTTGAATTGTTACCATTTTTAAACTAGACCTCTTTTATTAAGACACGATAATGAAAAAAGAAACCACTAAAAGATTACAAATCAGATATAGTGAACTAAGGAATTCTGATGATGACTCCATAATAATATCAACAATGTCTCCCAACAATCACATTACAATCAAATTGTTGAACCATAAGTCGTTTCAAACGAACCCCTTAAACAATTACCAAAGCAAAACacaaaccacaaaaaaaaaaaaaaaaaaaaaaaaactaatcaaaCCTCATCTTCATGAAGGAGCATATTAGGAATCCCCTTTTGGACAGGAAATTTCCTGCCAGTCTCAGGACAAACCAAAGCACCTTCTTCAAGATGAAGTTCAAGAAGAGCATGATGAAACCTATGTAGAAAATCATCAGAGTCCAGCATAGCTGCATCAACATTTTCAGGCAGCTCAGTGTAACCCATGGTTCTAGAAGCTTCTGCCAGTGCCTTCCATTCAACCTTATGGAACATGTTCTTGAGAAAGTCGATATTAAAATCAACCTCTTTCTCCACCACTTTCACAACCTCGATCTTTAACGGGAATCCATTTACGACTCCCTTGATGTTTGATGATAACATATTGTGAGTTAACAGCCTCATCTGCAGATGAATTAAATAAAACAAAGTATATTGGTGAAAAAAAGAAGATATTTCAAACacttcaaaaattaaaaaaatactcTGCATAAAAGAGATTATAATTACTTGGAAGTTGGAAGGAATTTGCAGGTGAAATTGTATTCTCAGTTGTCTCTCCTACTTTTCGAGTTGCTGGCTGCTGTAATTAGTTGTACTATGAGGCGTATTTCGTGGCATGacaaaaagaaaggaaggaagTCTAGGGTTTGGGCCGGGGTCAAGGTTGGGCCTAGTCATCTGCCTGGTGTAAGGTAAGAACGGTACCAGATAGCCACTTCTGATGGCACTGTTTTGAAATATAGTCAATATtgtaaaattatttaaattttagtGAGTTTTGGCAAACTTTAAATCTGCATGGCCGTTTCTTCCTTTCTTTGCAACTTCAGGCAAATAATTATAGAGTTTATATATTAAAATTGTTTGATATGTTTCACAATTAGCTTTGCATAAATTAAAAGGAATTTTGATTTCATGTTATTGAATTCCAGTTAGTATATATAGCATAATTTATAAGGAATTTTGCTTTCAGTTATCTTCTTTTACTTCTTCATGAAATAGAAGAGTCTAACTTCAACCTAAAGACAGTCTGTTTTTCGAACCTTTGGTAATCTAAAGTTAGACTTCGCCAAAACCTAACTTCATAACACATGCTTGAATTACTCCAGACCTGAAGCCTAAAGTCATGAATTTAAGATATGTGATGTCAATATCAGACTCACATATATGAAATTGATTCTGAAGTGATTAAAATTTGAAAACTTTAAATATTTCTACCATCCTTTAAATAGGTGTTCTAAACATGGTTAGTATACACTTGTCTCCTTGTAAGGGGAGTAGTGTGGCAATATTTCCAAAAACCATATTGTAAGAAAGTGATTTACTCACTTATTTAGTGTTAAGCCAGCAAGCGAGaatattttaaatatatttataatAATTTAATAACAGTGCCATCAAAGTTGAAATATTTTGATGACACATTTGATGTTTAAAAATCGATAATAATGTTTAAATATGTGGTGCAAACAAGTCATACGGAGTATGAGTTAAGATAATTATATAAATATTCTGACTACGAATAAGTTGTCTTTTTTGGTTTTCAAGAAGATAATTTCTTCGAACAAAAAACAGTAATAATCAAATATTACAAAATAGTTTTTGCGTGAAAACGCATCATATAaacaacggaaaagggccaaaattaccccgaactttgaaaaatagttcatccatacccttcgttatactttagggccaattatacccttatagtTATACTATgtggtcaattatacccttatgtttaactgctgccacgtggcatcatcccagcccttcaaaattattttaccctcaaataattttttacccactaaaataactcaactcgacccgaatttttttttccagcaaaaataatacggataatttttccagcaaaataaaataaaaataattccgtattatttttgctgggaaaaaaaatcgggtcggattgagttattttagtgagtaaaaaattatttgagggtacaataattttgaagggctaggatgatgccacgtggcaacagttagacataagggtataattgatcccatagtataactgtaagggtataattggccctaaagtataacgaagggtatgaatgaactatttttcaaagttcaggggtaattttagccctttttcatataaacaataataatatgaATTGCATGTGTCCCCTTGGAGGTTTGCGTTTGTAACAATCCACTTCTAATAAATACTTACCTGAATTAGGTGTCTATACTAAATTAAAAATTGAAGTGTTAACATCAAGGAGGTTTAATATGACATAAACTTCTAATTTAAACATTGCTGAAAATAACCAATTAGCTCATAGCATAGTACGAGTGTGATCAGCTGCCAGTTTTGCTATATTTTTTACGGAAAATGGtgaaatatacccctgtactatcacaaaagggttaaatatacccctcgttatactttgggtccataTATGCCAttttcgttatactttgggtccaaatatatcctctgttatactttgggtccaaatatacccctcgtctGTTAAAATTATCCATGGTGTACATGAGATATGACGTGGCACTGACAACTCGGTgaggtggacaccacatggcttgccacctcaccaccccaacccatttacccctctcttccccttcttcttctACATTCTTACCAACAATGTCATCATTGCGGTGACGGTTCAGGTCATGAAACCGCTTCAGTTCGCCAGTTAACAATTGACACGTGTCCAGAGTGACAGCGTGACGAGACGTGTGTCAGAACATGGAGAAGTGGAGTCGTTTTACTTTCCCGCCTATTTCGGAAGATGAATTTACTATTTTGAAAGAAGTGAAACTTCTAAGAGAAGTTGTCGATACAATTACTTCGGTTAATTAACTCCGAAAAAACTCGTGCATAAAAACAATCCTAGTCGGTTCAAAGGAAACTGATAAAATGGATAAATGCAAAGAAAAGAAGAAGCTTTATAAGACCAATTCGATTGACTTAAGTGTATTAAAAGATGAGCAATAATCTCGGTTAtaataactgtacaaaacatgaCCAAACGAATGGTctagaaaataaaaggaaaaaagaagaagcaaaatcCGAAGGTTATGCGGCCTCGGACATCTCGGCGGACTTATCCTTTGGCTCGATGACTTCGAGTTTGCCAAAATTAACTAAGGCTATTTCAGTGGCCTTTATATCTTTTTTCACTTCGATAAGAGAGGTTGGAGGATTGAAACCAGGAGAAGAAGCTTCCTCGAAAGTTTTTCGTTTCGCTTCCAAAATAGATAAGTTGCGGTGAAGGCGTAAACTTTGGAACCAAATCTTGAAACGGTCACGGGAAACTTCCACGCTGGTGAGTTGATCTCGGATTTGCGAATTAGCTGCCTCTAGTTGGAAGTTCTTCTTCTGAAGTTTCATGAAGGAGGTAGTCAATGATTGGAGAGAATTTTCTCTGTCTTTCAATGAGTCAGATGCGTCATGTAAGCGCAAAGCCAATGCAACTTGTAGGGAGTTGTCAcacctcgaaccatggcctgagcgaaacacgacactcggtgccttactgcatgtgacagagcgaaccacatggcttgctgaatcatcatgaggcatacatgagcggaatataacatgaaacataatGGCTTTAAGAAAACACATGAAGTCATAATCATTAATATAATACTCGTTTAAAAACATGAACGCGAAAATACCATGaattgagccaaagatggctaaacaacTTGCATGTCTGACATAACTAAACtggctagtctatgaaacctctaatcatgAGTCTTAACTGGAAGACGTACTTTCTAGGACAAGGcctcagcatacctttaaatgcataactgataaaataaagataactgactaaaactgtcacaccccgatgAGGAGTGTGACAGGTTCCGACCCGGAGGCCGAAGACACCTGACTTAACCGTTACTCGGACATCACATATCATAACTCAAAGAATATTTGCTCGCGGAAAGGAGCCAACATAGATATATTCGACAATTCAGCATATATgcacatatgcggaccggcaagGTCGCTATAACGTAAAGTGTATcgtaaagccgacaaggctatcaacaGAATATCAAGAAAAGtcaaaacaaggccgacaaggccatacatagtatttacatatcccacaacgtccatgagcctctaagagtatacatatgaacatCTATTACACTAACAGTaaaataccaaaagatagcaagcccggagtagtggtacttgctaaCACCGCTGATGCTGGAaaaatcctactgcggttgctTCTCAATAAATCTGTCAgtacctgcagcacgaaatgcagcgtcccgggCAATGGGACATCaatacggataaaagtactgagtatgtaaggcaggatggTAATAATATAATTAAGATCAAAGGTGACATCAATATAGGCAAAAGAGAGAATCGAACATCTGAAAATAGCACAAATGtacaatgcatgataaaatcatttgtatgcatatatgtatgtatatatgtaacaGATAGTATCCATGCCCGACCGTAAGGCTCGGTATTATatatgtaaaatcatgcccggccattaaggctcggtgttatcatcattagctcgcgtccgggcctcccgcgtccggggcgataacctaacatgcccactgcagtggtgtgcgcatcttcgcgccatgcccggccgactatagcgcaacacggtgtagtaaaatagtgcagtacatttatatatatgtatataccattattgggctggactgaaaaaaaaaaaagaactgcgCAGA
Coding sequences:
- the LOC132627511 gene encoding multifunctional methyltransferase subunit TRM112 homolog A-like; its protein translation is MRLLTHNMLSSNIKGVVNGFPLKIEVVKVVEKEVDFNIDFLKNMFHKVEWKALAEASRTMGYTELPENVDAAMLDSDDFLHRFHHALLELHLEEGALVCPETGRKFPVQKGIPNMLLHEDEV
- the LOC132627510 gene encoding uncharacterized protein LOC132627510; amino-acid sequence: MPPPGDPSGDVADTSTGGHCTCSSTEDEIQNQNQNCQHCRRSTLPSSSSSCSLLSLESYPVQDYDKLWRIYSASIKGFTIGAGLKGGLAIFALLSRLRRRKSLSSAKKAQMVSSSEDVSFALKETLRYGLFLGTFAGTFVSVDEIVSAWGGHRRTAKWRALLAGAIAGPSMLLTGNTQHTSLAIYILMRATVLASRCGIKSKRFGRICKPLTWAHGDIFLMCLSSSQILSAYILKQDSLHPSYKSFLNKHGGKAQVILQGVRDLACGRSVVNLDAIENHYKSNGVDIKLDPQMKVPCSIVHENQGCGAHFISFLIQAYKRALPVYLPVYLVPALIVHRQDLLKRPNTILAKGLLGTARSSLFLSVYCSSAWLWTCLLFRLFKRCNIPMVVLGTFPTGLALAIEKKSRRMEISLYCLARALESFVTCMTDVGYLPQSEKLKRADVVIFSTATAIIMHCYAMERDVFKSKYLNVLDWVFGVPLPPYETTPRKKR